Proteins encoded in a region of the uncultured Paludibaculum sp. genome:
- a CDS encoding pyridoxal phosphate-dependent aminotransferase, with protein sequence MPEVASSALAVPHSRIREIADIAMSMGDGVLRLYFGESNLPTPDFLKRAAQKAMADGFTYYTENAGLPSLRRMLARYYEDKHRVAIDPMSEIVVTASGVQALHLGMRCVLDPGDEAIVLTPAWQNQMSIAEMCNATAKMVALRCESGRYRVDFDALEAAATSRTRLLVYTSPSNPLGWVASVEEQQKLLDFARRHNLWLLADEVYERLWYPADGSLGKPVPSILRLCTREDAVLVVQSFSKSYCMTGWRVGWIVGRKDLAGRATKLNEFMVSCAPAFAQRASETALEWGDDTVRKMLALYKSNRDFCMQALRKVKGVTVPEADGAFYLFPRIDGMKDSFEFCRRLLVDMNVGLAPGVAFGEGGEGSIRICYAVDRPILEEAMGRLVSVLKG encoded by the coding sequence ATGCCCGAAGTCGCCTCGTCCGCGCTCGCTGTTCCGCACTCGCGCATCCGTGAAATCGCCGACATCGCCATGAGCATGGGCGATGGAGTGCTACGGCTCTACTTCGGCGAATCGAATCTGCCGACGCCCGATTTTCTGAAGCGGGCCGCGCAAAAGGCGATGGCCGATGGGTTCACCTACTACACCGAGAACGCCGGACTGCCGTCCCTGCGCCGCATGCTGGCGCGCTATTACGAAGACAAGCATAGGGTGGCGATCGATCCGATGTCGGAGATCGTCGTAACGGCCTCCGGAGTGCAGGCGCTGCACTTGGGGATGCGCTGCGTGCTCGATCCGGGCGATGAAGCGATTGTCCTGACGCCGGCCTGGCAGAACCAGATGTCGATCGCCGAGATGTGCAATGCCACGGCGAAGATGGTGGCGCTGCGCTGCGAGAGCGGCCGGTACCGCGTGGATTTTGATGCACTGGAAGCGGCCGCGACTTCACGGACGCGCCTACTGGTGTACACCTCGCCTTCAAATCCGTTGGGCTGGGTGGCCAGCGTGGAGGAACAGCAGAAGTTGCTGGACTTCGCCCGCCGGCACAACCTCTGGCTGCTCGCCGATGAGGTCTACGAACGGCTCTGGTATCCGGCCGACGGCAGCCTGGGCAAACCAGTTCCTTCGATTCTGCGCCTGTGCACGCGCGAAGACGCCGTGCTGGTGGTGCAGTCGTTTTCGAAGAGCTATTGCATGACGGGTTGGCGCGTGGGCTGGATTGTCGGCCGCAAGGATCTGGCCGGACGGGCGACGAAGCTGAATGAGTTCATGGTGTCGTGCGCGCCAGCGTTCGCGCAGCGCGCCTCGGAGACGGCTCTAGAGTGGGGCGACGACACCGTCCGCAAGATGCTGGCGTTGTACAAGTCCAACCGGGACTTCTGCATGCAGGCATTGCGCAAAGTGAAAGGCGTAACGGTACCCGAGGCGGATGGCGCCTTCTACCTGTTCCCGCGCATCGACGGGATGAAGGACTCGTTCGAGTTCTGCAGACGGCTTCTGGTGGACATGAACGTGGGGCTCGCGCCTGGCGTGGCGTTTGGCGAAGGCGGCGAGGGTTCGATCCGCATTTGCTACGCTGTCGACCGGCCGATTCTCGAAGAGGCGATGGGGCGGCTGGTCTCGGTGCTGAAGGGTTAG